The Edaphobacter flagellatus sequence GTTTGTACCTACAGCCTTTGCTTCCACTCCCGAGCAGCCGACGCCCGTCGAGCAGATCGTCGCCGCCTTGCGCACGATCCCTGCGATCGATGGACTGACCGATGAAGAGTACACATGGCTTGCGACACATGGCGTGGAGCGTAAGGGTGAAGACGGAGCCATCGTTTTTACCGAAGGCACACCTGCGGACAGCATGATCTTTCTGCTACAGGGAGATGTCCAGGTACGACGCCGCAACGGCGGACCGCTGACCATGTGGATTGGGCGCGCCGGCCTGATGACAGGCAAACTTCCCTTCTCGCGCATGAAGACCTACGGCGGCGAGGGCTATCTCGTAGGGCCGGGCTGGTCGCTCGGTATTCACGAGGACAAGTTTCCGGAGATGCTGGCTGCGATTCCGTCGATGGCACAACGTTGTGTCTCAGCGCTGCTGGATCGCGTGCGCGAAGTAACGCGCATCGAACAACAGGCCGAGAAGCTTAACGCTTTGGGCAAGCTCGCCGGCAATCTTGCGCATGAGTTGAACAATCCCGCATCGGCGGCGCAGCGCTCGGCTTCGAGCCTCTTTTCGGAGCTGCGGCAGTATGGCGACCAGAAGTACCGTATGGGAAATCTTTGTTTACCCGAATCGATCACATCGCGGTATCGCACCTGGGTGATCAACGTTCGCGCGGTCATGGCCGAGCGTGACATGAAGGGCGGCACGAAGGACATCCTTGCGGACAGCGATCGCGAGATGGATCTGGTTCGCTGGCTGGAGAGTCACAGCATTCCCAATCCGTGGGCGATTGCTCCCGCGCTTGCTGAGACGGGATTGCCGATCGAACATCTCGATGAGCTGGCCAACATTATGACGGCAGAGGCTCTGCCGGTTGCTGTGGCGACAGTTGCCAGCTCGTTACGTGCCGAGCGCATGGCGGAGACGGTCGTCAACTCGACGATGCGCATCTTCGACCTGATTCGCGCGATCAAAGACTACTCGTACATGGACCAGGCTCCGATTCAGGAGGTCGATCTGGCGCAGTCGCTGACGAATACGCTGGCGATGTTCAAGTCGCGGATGTACGACGTGAAGGTTGAGACGGACTTCGATCCGCTGTTGCCTCCGGTTGCAGCCTATGGACGCGAGCTGAACCAGGTGTGGACGGCTTTGATCGAGAACGCTCTGGATGCGATTCACGACAAAGGGACGCTGCAGCTGAAGACGCATCTGCAGGGTCAGATGGCCATCGTCGAGATATGGGACAACGGCGTGGGTATCGATCCTGAACTGCAGAGCCGCATCTTCGAGCCCTTCTACACGACCAAGGCTCCCGGACTTGGGCTGGGGCTGGGGCTGGATACGGCGCAGCGGATCGTGCAGCGCCATTCGGGCTATATCCACGTCGAATCGAAGCCGGGCGCAACCTGCTTCCAGGTTCGCCTGCCTCTGGAACAGGCGGGAGCATACTAGCCCGCACCCCCGGTAGGCTTGTTTACAACCCATTTCTATTCAATGACTTATGCGTTTTCAACAAGCCAAAATATTGAATAGAAATGGGTTATCCGTAAAAATATTGATTCTAAAGGAGAAAGCCCCAACCGTTCCGGCTGGGGCTTTCTTCTTTCTTCCATCTATTCCAGTCGACCGAAACGACCATAACTGATCGGCAGTTTTATGGAGCTTTATTTCTTTTGGAATGAGTAGTTTGCCATTTCAGGGGGGCTTGACAGATTTTGACTGCCTCAGGCTCCCAGGCGCAGGACCTCGGCACCAATCGTCTCTACTGCTTTGACGAGCAGCTCGAGATCTTCCAGCCGGGTGCGGTGGTTTGTGTTCGCGACGCGGATGGCGAACCGGCCACCTACGACCGTGCTGGATGGAACGGCGAGGCCGCTCTCCTGCAGCCGCATCAGAATCTCCTTGTTCTGTGCATCGGTCGCATCGCGGTAGACGAAACAGACGATATTGAGCGGAGCTTCGGCAGCCATCTCCAGAACCGGAGATGCTTCGATGAGGCGCACCAGATAGCGCGTCTGCTCGACGTTCTGCTCGATCAGCGCCGTGATGGCATCGACGCCATAGGTCTTCAGGCTCATCCAGGCTTTGAGAGCGCGGAAGCCGCGGGAGAGCTCGATATTGCGATCGGCGAAGTAGAAGCCGCCTGCGGCTGGCCCACGATCCATCGTCGTGAGATAGCTGGCTGTCGAAGCGAAGGCGGCTTTGTGCAGCTCGGCATCGCGCACCAGCACGCAGCCGATGTCGTACGGCATGTAGCCCCATTTGTGGAGATCGAAGGCGATGGAATCGGCGCGCTCGATACCACGCACACGAGGCTGTAACTTTGTTGACCAGTATGCCGGAGCGCCGATGGCTCCATCGACGTGAAACCAGATGTCCTGCTCG is a genomic window containing:
- a CDS encoding ATP-binding protein; protein product: MAASSSFEAVLPQQQFVPTAFASTPEQPTPVEQIVAALRTIPAIDGLTDEEYTWLATHGVERKGEDGAIVFTEGTPADSMIFLLQGDVQVRRRNGGPLTMWIGRAGLMTGKLPFSRMKTYGGEGYLVGPGWSLGIHEDKFPEMLAAIPSMAQRCVSALLDRVREVTRIEQQAEKLNALGKLAGNLAHELNNPASAAQRSASSLFSELRQYGDQKYRMGNLCLPESITSRYRTWVINVRAVMAERDMKGGTKDILADSDREMDLVRWLESHSIPNPWAIAPALAETGLPIEHLDELANIMTAEALPVAVATVASSLRAERMAETVVNSTMRIFDLIRAIKDYSYMDQAPIQEVDLAQSLTNTLAMFKSRMYDVKVETDFDPLLPPVAAYGRELNQVWTALIENALDAIHDKGTLQLKTHLQGQMAIVEIWDNGVGIDPELQSRIFEPFYTTKAPGLGLGLGLDTAQRIVQRHSGYIHVESKPGATCFQVRLPLEQAGAY